In Verrucomicrobiota bacterium, the genomic stretch TTTGAATCCGTATATGGCCAGCGTCGCCCCCAGCCAATCACGGGTATCCACGATGCGCTGGAAATTGCCGCGATAATACGGTAAATCCTCCAGCGTGGCGACGGCGGCGGCCTGCCCCAGCCCGTTGACGTTGTAGCTGTCGCGCACCTTGTGCAAACCAGCTATAATTTCCGCATGGCCCACAAAATAACCCACGCGCTGGAAGCAGAGCGAATACGCCTTGGAAAAAGTCCGGGACACAATGACATGCGAATACTTCAGGGCAAGCGCCATGGCGTTATCTGGTGCGAAATCCACATAGGCTTCGTCCAGAATGACGATGCCGCGCTGCGCCTGGCATAGCGGCTCAAGCTCAGCCGTAGCGTATCCGCGTCCGCTGGGGGCGTTGGGCGTGGTCACAAACGTCAGCGCCGCGTCGAACTGCCATTGCTTGCCGACGCGCAGTTGTTGAGTGGAAGGCAGGCTGAAATCCGGGTTCAGCGCCACCGGATTTCGATGGGCACCATGAATATCCGCCAAGACCGGATACAACGAGTAACTGGGATTAAAATATTGGACGGTAGCTTTGGGTTCACGAACCGCCTTGCGTGCCGGTTCGACAAACGCGCGCGTAGCCAGCGCCAACAATTCATCCGAGCCGTTGCCTACGATGATCTGATCCGGCGAACAGCCATGCAGCGCCGCGAGTTTCTCCCGCAAGGCCTGGGCGAAGGGGTTAGGATACAACCGTAACCGGTTATCCACCGCCGCCTTCACGGCCTTGAGCACCTTCGGGGAAGGCGGATAGGGATTCTCGTTGGTATTGAGCTTGACGAGTCCCGCGATTTTCGGTTGTTCACCCGGCACATACGCGTGCAGCGTTTGCACCAGGGGACGCAGGAAAGAACTGGTTTTCTTCATGGACATGGTTGCCAGCAATAATTCTGATTTGACGCGACACCGCGCTTATTTCAACCGGACAGCAGCGGAATTGCCGTGCGCATCCAAGCCTTCGAGTTCCGCGAATTTCTTCACCGTCGCCAGTGAACGCTTAAGCGCGGCGCGATCGTATTCCACCACGCTGGTGCGGCGCTGGAACATATCCACGGTTAGCCCGGGGAAAGAACGTCCGGCACCACCCGTGGGGAGGGTGTGACTTGGACCGGCCAGGTAATCACCCAGAACGGTTGGTGACCAACCGCCCAGGAACAATGCACCCGCCGTCAGGATGTTCTCGGAAACCTTGCGTGGATTGCGGGTGTGTACCTCGCAGTGCTCCGGAGCGAGGGCGTTGGCCCACTCGACCCCTTGCGCCAAATCCTTGACCTGAATCAGGAACGTGTGGGTATCCAAAACACGCTGGATGAGGGCGCGACGGGAGAGCTTGGGCAGTTGCCGGGCAACTTCCTTCTCCACCGCCTTGATCACTTTGGCGGAGGGAGTCACCAGCCAGACGCGCTCGTGGCCGGAGCCGTGCTCAGCCTGGGCCAGAAGATCAGCCGCGATGAATGCCGGTTTGGCACTATCATCCGCCAGCACCAGGACTTCACTCGGCCCCGGGAGCAGGTCAATGGCCACATGCCCCACGAGGAGGCGCTTGGCGGCCACCACATAAGCATTACCCGGCCCGTAAATTTTCTGCACAGGGCGAATCGTAGAAGTACCCAGTGCCAAGGCGGCAATCGCCTGCGCGCCGCCCAACCGGTAAATCTCCGTTGCTCCGGCGCTGCACACGGCAAACAGGAGAGCGGGATTAATCTGGCCATCCTTGCCGCACGGGGTGCAGACCACGATTTCCTTGCAGCCGGCGACCTTGGCCAGCGTGATGGTCATCAGCGCCGTGGAGGCCAGCGGGGCGGTCCCGCCGGGAATGTAAATGCCCACGCGCTGGAAAGCATCGAACTTTTCGCCGACGCGTCCGCCCTGGACGTTACGGGTTTCCCAGTTGCGCCGGAGGGATTTGCGGGCAAAGGCGGCGACGTTTTTGCCAGCGATGGCAACCGCCTCGCGCAAGGCATCATCGGCGGCCAGCGAGGCCGCCATGAGTTCGGCGCTACTCACAGCCAATTGTTCGACCGTGAGCTTGGCGCCATCAAAGCGCTCGGTAAATTCCAGTAACGCGGCATCGCCCCGCGCAGCCACCGCGGCGATAATACTCCGCGCGCGCTCTTCGATGCCCGCATCAAAGAGGCTCGAAGCCGCCGTGAGCCCGGCTTTTTGACCGGCAAAATCCGCATCCGTGTATCGAATGATCTTCATGGTGATGACGCTAAGGGAAGTTGATGGGAAAGACAAGGATGGAGAGGGATGAGAAATCCGAAAACGAAAACCGCAGTGGATTCACCTGACTTTTTCCTGCTTCTTGGTAGCACGTTTATGCGCTACCCATTCCTCAACCAACGGGGCTTCACCCGGCTTGCGCTTCAACAAGCCAAAACCGCGTTCAATCACCACTGCTGTGACAGGCTTGAGCAGAATGCCATCCACAGTAGCGATGACGATGGCGCGAGTACCAGCCTCAATTTGATACTGCTTGCGCAGCCACTGCGGAATCACCACTTGGCCGTTGGTGGTGATCCGAAGTTGGAGGGAATGCGCGTCCCCCCTTTACTTGATCAACTTCAATTTGGCGGAGAACACGTAGTACAACACGGGCAGCAGCACGAGCGTCAGCACAGTGGCAAACAGCAGGCCAAAGATATGCACCGCGCACAGGGAATGCCATAGCGCACCACCCGTTAGAAACAGCGGAATCAGCCCGCCCACCGTGGCCAATACCGTCACCAGCACGGCGCGCAAGCGCACCATGCCGGCTTGCATCAAGGCTTGCTTCAGTTCCATCCCCTCCTCGCGCGCCTCCTCGATGAAGTCCGAGAGCACAATGATATGGCTGACAATGACGCCCGCCAGGCTGACGAGGCCGAGCAAGGCCATGAAACCCAATGGCGACCCGGTGATGGTCAGCCCGAAGAACGCGCCAATCAACCCCAGCGGCACCGTCAGCATCACGACGATGGATTTCATCACCGAGTTGAATTGCAGCACCATGGCCAGCGCGATCAGCGCGATGGAAATCGCCATCACCCGTTGCATGTCGCCCTGGCTCTTCTTCAATTCCTTGGCTTCACCCGCCAACTCCAGTTTGTAACCCAGCGGCAGGTCCATACCCTTGATCTCCCCTTGGGCACGCGCCAAGACCACAGACGCCAGTTCACCCACCGGCGCGTATGCCTTCACCGTTACCGTGCGCAACTGGGCGAAGTGCGAAATGGTGGCAAATTCCGGGCGCAACTCCACCTTGGCAAAGCTTTCCAGCGGGATGGATTGGCCGCGCTGATTCATCGGTTCCACGTACAGCGCGCGAATTTTATCCGCCTCGTTGCGCTCTTCCACCCGCAAGCGAATGATGACCGGCACCAAGTGATCCCCTTCGCGCAACTCCGTCACCTTGAGCCCAAAGAAGGCGGTCTGCGCCAGACGGCCAATCTGCTGGTTGCTGATGCCCAGTGTATTGGCGCGCTCCTGGTCAATGTCAATTTCCAGTGTCGGCATGCGGCGGCCCAAATCATCATGCACCCGGTACCCGCCCGCCTTGCGCAGGGTGGCCGCCACCTGGTCCGCCATCGCGCGCAAGGTGTCCAGGTCCGGCCCTTGCAGCCGAATTTGAATGGGCGCATCCACGGGCGGCCCCTGTTCCAGTGGTTTCACCACACAACGCGCACCGGCAATCTCACGGTCCAATTCCCCGCGCAAGCGGGCAATCAGCGCCGGGACCTCGCCAGCCTGCCGCGTATTGACCAACACCTGGGCGAGATATTCCGCCGGTTCTTTGGGGGCAACATTGTAATAGAAGCGCGGGGAAACGCCCCCCATGAAGACGGCGGCGGTTTCAATCTCCGGCTGCTGTTTCAGCAACCGCATGACATCCTGGCAGGTGTCGCGCGTCTGCCGCAGCGACGCCGTCGCGGGCAATTCGATATCCACCAGGAATTGATTACGCTCCGCAGGCGGGAAGAATTGTTGTTTGAGGAACGGCGCCAGCAGCAGGCTGACGGTCAGCAACCCGTACGCAAAGCCAATGGTGCGCCACGGGCGTTCCAATCCCTGTTGCAGAAAGGCGCGGTAACGCGGCATCAGCGCCACGAGGAAGCGGTCCACCGGACGAAATAGAATAAAACTGCGAATCTCGCCGCCCGATTCCAGCCCCTTCTGCCCGCGCAAAAGATGGTACCCGAGGAACGGCACAAACGTCATGGACACCAGGCGGGAGGCCGCCAGCGCCAGCGTCACCACCACCGGCAGCGCCAGGATGAATGCCCCGGTGTCCCCGGGAATCGTAGCCAGCGGCAGGAAGGCCAGAATATTGATGATGGTGCCGAACAGGATGGGCCGCCGCAGCCGGAACGGTCCCAGCCACGCGGCCCGGCTGCGCGGCACCCCCGCGGCCATTTCCCGGTTGATACCGTCGGACGCCACCACGGGATCATCCACCAACATGCCCAGCGCCATGATCAGGGCGGCGATGGAAATCTGGTGGAGCGGCACGCCAAACACCCACATCCCGGCCAGGGTCATCGCCACCGTCAGGGGAATTGCCAGCGCCACCACGAGCGCCGAGCGCCATTCCATGAGGAACAGGGAAACCACAATCACAATCAGCACCGCCTCGAGGAAGCAGCGCATGAATTGATGCACCCGGGCGGACACCGCTTTCGGCTGGTTGGAGATGGTCTGGATTTCCACCCCGTCCGGCAGTTGTTCCTTGAATTGTTGCAGCGCCTGGCTAACCTGTTGGTCAAAGCTCCCAATGATCTGGCCATCCTTCATTTCCACCGCCAGCAGCACCGACCGCTGTTGCGCGATCCCCTGCCCTGCGCGTCCGCGCTTCAATATATCCACGCTATAGCTGATCGGGTTCTCATAGCCGCGCCGCACGTCGAAGATATCGCGCAAATAACTGGCCTGGCCTTCCTGGTTCACGCCCACGATGGTGCCCAGTAGCTCTTTCTCGGTGCGAAATTCCCCGGAGAGCAGCACGGGGAAATTCTGCCCCTCAGTGCGGAAGGTGCCGCTCGGCACAATCGCGTTGCGCGCCCCGATGAAATTCATCACCTGGTCGGAAGTCAACTGGTAGCCACGCACATTCGCGGCGGAGAAATAAAGATAGACCGCCTCCTGCACGGTGCCGATCTTGCGCACCCGCCCCACGCTGCCGATCTGCTTCAGCTCATCCTCCAGCTTTTCCGCCAGAATTTCCAATTGCCGATACCCGTAGCGAAACAACCCGGCAGAACGGATGGCGCCCAAGGGCGGTTCATCGCCGATCAGGATGATGGGCTCACTGACATCGGGATGCTGCTCGAAATCGGTGCCGGCCAACTGGCGCACAAACCGGCTCAGCGTGCGGGCGATTTCCTGTTTGCTGGCGGGCGTGGCAAAATCCACCAGGATATAGGACCAGCCAAGGTCGGTGCGGATATCCGTCCCCACATTTTTGCTGGCCAGGAACTGCGCGAACTTGCGCGCCAGCACCGTGCGATACGTATCCGATACGGCAGGTGGAAAAAACGCCAACACGGCGGCACGATTGGTCGCCGACAACCCTTGCCGCAAGACCGCCAGCCGATCCTGAATCAGATGCGCGCGCGCCAGGCATTCGCCTTCACTGATGCGGGGGCTGGTCAGGGCGTACAGCAACGTCACCGTATTCCCATAATCCGTATCCAACCACGGCTGGTCACACCCCTCGGGCAGGGCCACCTCCTTGAGCTTGGCGCGCAATTTATCCCACTCCTGGGAAATGACCGCTTGCGCGGCAGGCCGCTGCGACACGGTGATCACCGATACCCCCATGCGCGACTGCGACTTGATTTCGTCCACGGATTCCAACTCCGTGACCTTCTGTTCGAGTTTCTTGGTCACCAACTGCTCCACCTTGCTGGCGTTGGCCCCCGGAAACCGCGTCACCAACATCGCCACGCGCTCGGGAATTTTGGGATCCTCCTGCTGCGCCAGATTGCGGAACGACAACCAGCCCCAGATCAGCACCGAAAACAGGCACAACCAGCTCACCTCGCGGTGCTCCACGAAGAACTGGGCCAGGCCGCCCGACTCAATCTGCTGCTTGTGCGATTGCATGGCGGTGGTTTATTTCTGGAACGGATCAGAGAACGGCTTGGCCACCACCTTCGCGCCGGGGTACAGCGTGCTCGCGCCGGTCACCACCACCTGGTCATTCGTGCTCAAGCCACTCGTCACAATGATGGAACTCCCCACCAGATCGCCCGTTTCCACCGGCAATTCCTGCGCCTGCTGATTACGCACCACATAGACCGAGAGCGGCGGTTGGCCCGCCATCTTGCGGGTCGGCGGCACCAGCGCGGAAATCGGCACCAACAACGCATTCTTGGGCACCGCCCGGGATAACCCGATGGGGACCTGCGCCGTCATGCCAGATTTGAGGATGCCCTTGGGATTCTTCACCTTGATGACCACCTTGAACAAACGGGCCTCGCTCTTGGCCGCCACGCCCACTTCCGACACCACACCCTCGAACGGCGGCGAACCTTCCAGGGCCACAATCTTTACCGGCACCCGGTTGCCCGTCTGGAACCGCCCCACCAGCGTATCCGGCACCCCCAACTCCACCGACATCGTCCGCATATCCGCCACCCGCAACACCGGCCGCCCGAAACTGATCGTCTCCCCCAAATTGACATAGCGGGCCAGGATGGTGGCATCGAACGGCGCCACCAGCGTCGAGTTGGTCAACGCCTGCCGCGTTTGTTCCAGCGAGGCATCCGCCGAACGCCGATTGGCCAGCGCGGTATCATACTCCTGCTGCGACACCGCCTTGGTCTCCCACAACTCCTTGGTCCGTAAAAAGGTCGAACTCGCCAGGTCCGTCTTGGCCTGGGAGATTTTCATTTCATTCAAGAAATCCTCCTGCCGCAATTGCGCCAGGACTTCCCCGCTCTTCACCACGTCCCCCTCGCGCCAATCATTCGTGATCCCCTTGCGCCCGATCAACCCCACCATGCCGCCCACCTTGAAACTCAAATCCGTCTCCTGATCCCCATGCACCCCGGCAATATACTCCGGCCCCAACCCGCGCTGATCCGCCTCCAGAACCACCGGTGCGGTGTAGCGCACCACCAACGTCTCGACTTGCGGCACCGCCTCCTTCTGGCAACCGCTGCCCAGCGACAATAATAGAATCAAACCAATCCAGTGGGTCACGCTCCGCGGACAACCGCGGGCTTTGCCGCACCGGCGACGCCGTGCCAGCCAAAGTATCCTTCTCATAAATAGTCCAGGCTGGGACTCCAGCCCTGATGCCGGTATTTACCGTCAAAGGCGCGCGCAAGTAAATCAAATTTGCTTGGATTTGCCCAAACTCCAGTGCGCACCGCCGGGAAAATTCCGCATTCCGCACTCCGCAATCCGAATTTGAGAGTTCCGCAATCCGCAATTATGGGCCGCACGCACTTATAGTTCATCCAAAGTTATTCACCGGCGGCGAGAAAAGCCTCTGCTGGCTCTCTCGCAGCCGCCGGTGAACAACTTTGGCGGCGGTCAAAAAATGTGTTGTGCAAAACCCATCCTTTTGCTCATAAGAAATCATGAGCACGCAGGGTCCGGAAGACGAATTCCGCACTCCAACGTTTCGACGTTTGTTTGGAGATTCTCGCTCTGTGACCCTGCGCCTTGTCGCCAAGGAACCCTCAGAACCTTTCGCCTGTCCGCCTCCACGCGGCAGCGACGAACCTCTATAAGTGCTTCCATCCGGCAGGGACGGCGTGCTCAACCCAACCGCAACCTCAACCGCTAACCTGTATGAACCCGATCGCAACTCATTTCGCCGCAACGATCGGCCTGGATTGGGCTGATCAAAAGCACGACCTGTGGGTCCGTCCGTCCGACGGGTCCAAGGCCGAACACCTCCGCCTAGAACAAACCCCCGAGGCCCTGCACGCGTGGGTGGCCAAACTGCGAAAGCGCTTTGCCAACCAGCCCGTGGCCCTGGGCATCGAAACCTCCCGCGGCCCGGTTCTCTCAGCCCTCCTGGCCTACGATTTCCTGGTCATTTTTCCGGTCAATCCCAAAGCCTTGAAGGACTACCGTGCGGCCTTCGCGGTCAGCGGAGCCAAGGACGACCGCACTGACGCCCAACTGCTGGAGGAATTCATCCGCCTGCATCGCGACAAACTTCAGGCGCTGGAGCCGGATACCGAGTTGACGCGCAAGCTCGCTGGGCTGGTCGAAAACCGCCGCCGTTTGGTGGACGAGCGCACCCGCTTGGTCAACCACTTGCACAGCACCTTGAAAACCTATTACCCACTGGCGGAGACCCTGCTGGGCAGCGCGCTGAACCAACCGCTGGCGGCCGACTTCCTGGGCCGTTGGCCAGACCTGGAAAGTTTGCAGCAGGCGGGCGACAAAGCGCTGCGCGCCTTCTTTTATAAGCATAACAGCCGCAGCCCCAAGAAAATGGAGCAGCGACTGGCCGCCGTGCAAACGGCCAAGGCCTTGACCACGGATAGGGCGCTCATCACGCCGGCCCGGCTGCTGGTGGCTGCCCTGGCCAGCATGCTCAAGCCGCTCCACAAAGCCATCGCGCTCCTGGAGCAGGAAATCACCCACGCGATGGATCAGCATCCCGACGCCGCGATCTTCCGCAGCTTTCCGGGGGCGGGTCCGGCGCTGGCACCCCGGCTGCTGGTCGCCTTTGGCACGAACCGTGACCGCTTCGCCAGCGCCGCCGAGGTAGCACAGTTCTACGGGCTGGCCCCCGTCGTGATCCAGAGTGGCAACACCAAAACGACGCACATGCGCCACCGCTGCCCCAAGTTTGGCCGGCAGTCCTTCCACGAAAACGCTGGCTGCGCCGCCAAGCAGGAGCCGTGGTCCCGGGGGTATTATCAACAGCAACGCGAGCGCCACAAGGACAAGCATCACCAAGCCTGCCGCGCGCTGGCCTACAAACTCATCCGGATCTATTTCGCGTGTTGGAAACATCGCACGCCCTATGACGCCGACCACTACCTTCAGGCCTTGGCGAAACACGGCAGTCCGCTCTACACCAAACTCCAAAACCAAAATCCAACTAAACCCGATGGGGAATAACTTTGAAATTTTATTTGACGGAATAACTCAGAACTCTCCAAAATCGGTGACGGCGCGAATTACAGATTGTGTGTTGTTATGGCCGAACCCCGTTTCCGAGGATTCCGCCCTGAAGTTTCATTACTAAAAATCAGAACCAATCGGCATAAAAAGCTTGGAATAGAGTGATAGATTTGAACTGATGCCTGAAACGAAAATCATCACTTGCGGCAGACGAGCGTTTCCGCTTTCACGGTCTTGTTTGGTGACATCCTTGCGATACCAGGCGGCCTGGTAAAACGGCAGAGCCGAGAAATTCGTCGGATCATGTTTTAGACTGCCACAAGTGACTTGGCTAAATTCGATCGAATGGAAGTTCTTCTCCTGATGTCCTTGAAGGATGAAATAATTCCGGGCCAACGCCAAGGCGGTAGTCTCGTTTAACATATTTGTTCTGGCACTCCATTCCTTCACAACTTCCGGACGATCGAGCCGATTGAGGATGCGGATAACACTTGGATCAAGACATTTATAGCCTCTGATCTCCACGCGATTGGTTTCCATGATGAACTCAAATGCATGTTTTTTTTCCAGCATCATCCTAGCGAAGGCGGCAGGGCGATTTGAAAAGAACTCCACTTCGTGATGATTAATCTTATTGGTGGGGAAATTAGCGTCATAAGGCAACCCATTCCGCTGGATAAAGGCGCGTACTCGTGGAATCATTTCATTGTTGAAAAACAATTCCTCGCGCTCTCCACCGGCGAGAACAATGGCACCAATAAACAACAGCCCGAGAATGACGCTATTAAACTTCATTATTCCCCCCAAGTTAGTAATTGACTCCCGTAAATTGATAGAAAACCTGCACCATGTATACCCGGATACTGGACGTCAGCGATATTGATAGCTTCATTAAGATAAACATCGTAGTCATCGCCGGTGCCGCCTATCCAATAGTCCAAGAACTTGCTTGACCAATGAAGAAAATCGCTGTTGGCGATACTGTTTTGGGTAGTAGTTCCCCACCCCATAAATGCCCGTTTCTTTTTGTGGTATTGTGTATAAACTGATCCTGAACTTTGTCTGGGAATGCCAAAGGCATTCGGGAAATTCCCGGTTCCGCTTAAACAACCATCCAAAAAGACAAAGCGAAACGGTTTACGTAATTCCCATACCACCCGAGGATTCTTTGGATTCCCAAATGGCCGGACAATATTCGTAAGTGCTGCGGCAATTTGGCTGGCTTTTAATCCGGTGGTAGATGTGTACTCCGAAAAACCGATGGCGTTGCCGCTGCTATGGCCATGATGATAAAAATCCCTGACCTCAGGACGGCTTAAATCGTTGAGGAGCACGGGATAATCATTGGTATATTGAAGCAACGTCGTCGAGGAACCATAAACTCCGCGTCCATTATTTCCCAACTCAGCATCAGCGGCGGTCACTTTGGTGGCCATTTGGCTCTCCATCGTGGCCAAAACTGCATTGAAGGTATAGCCAATTAACGTTGACTTGTATCTTTGCCGTGCAATGATTATTTGTCCGCTGGACCAAGCCTGCTCACGCCAAACAACCACAATCGTTACTGGCCCACCACCGCCGCCATTCCCATACTCCGCCGCCACGATTTGAACCGGCGCCATCCATCGTTTTACCGGGGTGGTTTTTTTGGTTATTATTGGTAAGTCCGGAAGCGGCGGCATTAGAATTGAACTTTGCTTGTGGTTTAATTTTCGGGTCGGAAGTGAGATTGGCAAATCTTCGGTTACTTCAACAGGCTCTTGAACCACTTCATACTCCAGCACCCCATAATTATTAACCCTGGATGCCAGAATTTTTGCTGTACTGTGGTTTATCTTCAACACCGTGGTATTTTGCATCGCCATCAGGGTTTCTGTCGTGCCCAAGGACAGCGTAATTTGATAGCCGGCATTTTCCGGGGCCGCCACTGCATTATTGTCGGTTCCATCCCAATTGGTGCTTATGGTGCCATCAATTGTGTAACCCGAAAAAGTTCGGACAACCGTCCCTGATTCATCTTCCACCGATACCGTCCAGTTGGTTGGAAACACGTCTGAATAGGCGTCTATGGGTACATACGTTTCAAAGGACACATCCGGCTCCAGCCAGCGCAGAACATTCTGGAACTCCACCGTAATGGTTTCTGAAAACGCCTCGTTGGCCATGACTCCCGTATCAGGATCACCTCCCAAATATGAAATCCCCGCGTTATCCGCTGCCCGTGCCACCAGCGTATGCAAGCCGTTGGTATAATGCGTGGTGTCCAGAAAGAACCTTGGCATTCCTTCAGTAACAGTCCCTAACAGCCATCCATCCAGATAAAGACTCACCTGGCTCAATCGGCTGTCATCTTGCGCAGCGATATAGACATCCACCTCGCCGCTGAGTACCTGCGAATTGGTCAAGTCGAGAATCCGAACGCTGGGGATGCCGGAGTTTTGAGTCCAGACCTGATGCAGTTTAAAAATGCTAAATGGCGTATTCGTGATCGTTCCCTCCAACAAGGTATTGGTCGAGTCCGCAACAATTTCCGGACTGACCGGCTGCCAAGTTGCGAAAACATCATAATTGGTGGTGCCAAGCACCTGATACGCCGTGTCTGGCTCGCTGTTCCATTCGATTCGCAAAATATTGTTAGTTTGCAAAGAAACGCGCAGTTGGGTGCGATCTTGGGCACACAAGCTAGGCGCCATGATTAATAGCCCTAGCGCAATACCCTTCACTATGCCAGATCGTTTACATGTTGGTTTCATAAGATGGATTATTAGAGATTCCTGCCTGTGTTTTTATATGCCTCGAATTCACGATATTAAATTTTTAGTACTGGCTCATGGAATAGACGGTAACTTACCGTGCTTTGCCGTCAAGCGCCAAATGACTCCAACCCGCCATGATTCGTCAACTGCCACCGTGCGCCAAGTTCATATCGCAATCCACAATCTGCATTCCGCAATTATTGGCCCCGCCTAGCCGCACGTACTCCAAAATCAGTGATGGCGCTAATTACAGACTGTGCGTTGTTATGGTCGAACCCCGTTTCCAAATCAATCATGCGTTGCTTTAATTAATCCACTGTCAATTAGCGGCTTAAGGATATCCACCAAACTTGATACGGGCTTATCAATAATATCCGCAATCTCTAGCAGAGTTCGCGTTCCATCACAGTAGGAGATTAAGTTCATCATCGTCCTAACTTGAGCACCTGACTCCTTTGTGCTTAGAGTCGGGTAAAGCCCCCGTTTCCCAAGTTGCGGTTCACAAAAAACCGTGGTCTTCAAGCGGACGTTATTTTCTACAACAGTGATGGCCTGGCGCAGCGCGTTGAATCCCCCCTCCAGGCCACTAGCGGTAACCAAAAAAAGGTCATCCAGCGAGGTATGATACTCGGGGTATTTCCCGTATGCACTGCGCATTATAGTAGCGATAGGAAGATCAACTCCAGGAGCGCAATACTGTCGCTCATCGCTGCCGCGATCCAACCATGTATAGCGCTTGAATTCCGGAGCAATATGTTTAAGCACGTGGAGTGCTGCCCGATCCGAGAGAGTGTTTCCGGCCCGTGAGGGCAGGTAGGAATAACAACGATCATCACCAACGCAGGTGATATTGAATCCTGCCACAACATGGCGCTTAATTTGATCCATGTTCCGGCTCAGGTACACAATTGAGCCAATGGTTTCAGGGATGAAAACGAGCCGATAGGTGTAATGCCGGTGCTCTATCGATGCCAGCCAACGTGCCAAAGCGACGGTCACAACCGGGCCAGAAAGCTCATTGTTCGCCATTGAGGGATGACAGACGTAAGTCGAGATCAATACCTCCTGCTTGCTTTGTCCCAGCAAGATCAGTTCTGCGTAATTCAACACACCTGGCTTTAGCTCCGAATCAATTACCGCACGGTAAACACCGGGTTTCATGGTTTGGCGCTGTTTGTGAGTCAAAC encodes the following:
- a CDS encoding IS110 family transposase, whose translation is MNPIATHFAATIGLDWADQKHDLWVRPSDGSKAEHLRLEQTPEALHAWVAKLRKRFANQPVALGIETSRGPVLSALLAYDFLVIFPVNPKALKDYRAAFAVSGAKDDRTDAQLLEEFIRLHRDKLQALEPDTELTRKLAGLVENRRRLVDERTRLVNHLHSTLKTYYPLAETLLGSALNQPLAADFLGRWPDLESLQQAGDKALRAFFYKHNSRSPKKMEQRLAAVQTAKALTTDRALITPARLLVAALASMLKPLHKAIALLEQEITHAMDQHPDAAIFRSFPGAGPALAPRLLVAFGTNRDRFASAAEVAQFYGLAPVVIQSGNTKTTHMRHRCPKFGRQSFHENAGCAAKQEPWSRGYYQQQRERHKDKHHQACRALAYKLIRIYFACWKHRTPYDADHYLQALAKHGSPLYTKLQNQNPTKPDGE
- a CDS encoding Ig-like domain-containing protein, which gives rise to MKPTCKRSGIVKGIALGLLIMAPSLCAQDRTQLRVSLQTNNILRIEWNSEPDTAYQVLGTTNYDVFATWQPVSPEIVADSTNTLLEGTITNTPFSIFKLHQVWTQNSGIPSVRILDLTNSQVLSGEVDVYIAAQDDSRLSQVSLYLDGWLLGTVTEGMPRFFLDTTHYTNGLHTLVARAADNAGISYLGGDPDTGVMANEAFSETITVEFQNVLRWLEPDVSFETYVPIDAYSDVFPTNWTVSVEDESGTVVRTFSGYTIDGTISTNWDGTDNNAVAAPENAGYQITLSLGTTETLMAMQNTTVLKINHSTAKILASRVNNYGVLEYEVVQEPVEVTEDLPISLPTRKLNHKQSSILMPPLPDLPIITKKTTPVKRWMAPVQIVAAEYGNGGGGGPVTIVVVWREQAWSSGQIIIARQRYKSTLIGYTFNAVLATMESQMATKVTAADAELGNNGRGVYGSSTTLLQYTNDYPVLLNDLSRPEVRDFYHHGHSSGNAIGFSEYTSTTGLKASQIAAALTNIVRPFGNPKNPRVVWELRKPFRFVFLDGCLSGTGNFPNAFGIPRQSSGSVYTQYHKKKRAFMGWGTTTQNSIANSDFLHWSSKFLDYWIGGTGDDYDVYLNEAINIADVQYPGIHGAGFLSIYGSQLLTWGE
- a CDS encoding DUF4910 domain-containing protein, translated to MKSSKVFLKEPPPIENIGKFCHELARTLFPICRSLTGSGVRETLTCIGKYLPNLQVHEVASGTKAFDWTVPDEWTIRDAYIGDEAGHRLVDFKTNNLHVVGYSEPVDKLVDLDELNRHMYSLPDQPNAIPYITSYYTRRWGFCLTHKQRQTMKPGVYRAVIDSELKPGVLNYAELILLGQSKQEVLISTYVCHPSMANNELSGPVVTVALARWLASIEHRHYTYRLVFIPETIGSIVYLSRNMDQIKRHVVAGFNITCVGDDRCYSYLPSRAGNTLSDRAALHVLKHIAPEFKRYTWLDRGSDERQYCAPGVDLPIATIMRSAYGKYPEYHTSLDDLFLVTASGLEGGFNALRQAITVVENNVRLKTTVFCEPQLGKRGLYPTLSTKESGAQVRTMMNLISYCDGTRTLLEIADIIDKPVSSLVDILKPLIDSGLIKATHD